The genomic region GCAATTAGTCGCCGGCGTCGCGCATGAAATTAATAATCCAACCTCGGTGCTGGCCGGCAATGTCGTATACATTGAAGATTATGTGAACGTACTACGCAAGATCATTGTAAAGTATGAAGAAAAATATGTTGATAATTTAGACTTTCAGAGAGAGCTCGGCGAATTCAAAAAAGAGATTGATTACGCATTTGTTATATCAGACCTAGATACGTTGTTGGCCAGCATAAAAAATGCTGCGGAAAGAATTCGCCACATAGTACTTGATCTGCGTAATTTTTCACGCTTGGATGAAGTAGAACTCAATGAGGTGAATATCAACGACTCGATTGATACAACGGTGAAGCTTTTTATGAACCAGTTTAAACATGTACTCAAGATCAACAAAGACTATCAAGCGACCAACCTAATCTATTGTTATATCAACCAGATTAACCAGGTAATCCTTAATATTCTGATCAATGCCGCACAGGCGATAGAAATAAAATATGCAAACCACGGCACTTCTCAAATACTGGGCCGTATTGATATTGTTACAAAAAATAATCCTAAGGGCGGTATTATAGTTAGCATCAGGGATAATGGACTTGGAATTTCAAATCAGGTCAAATCAAAAGTTTTCGATCCTTTTTACACTACGAAACCGGTCGGACAAGGTACAGGATTGGGACTCTCAATCAGTTACAGCATTATTGAGAAGCATCACGGAAACATTTCATACGAAAGCCTTGAAGGCGAATGGACTGAGTTCAGCTTTTCACTGCCGTTTAAACCGCACGAAATACCATCGTAACCACATCAAACTAATACAGAGGAATATCTATGGTTCAAAATGACATGATCGACAAACTCAATACCGACCTGAAGAACGCCATGAAAAGCGGTGACAAAATGCGACTCGACACGATTCGCATGATGAAAGCAAGTCTTCAGAAAGTGGTCATTGAAAAAGGGAATAACTTTACGCCCGATGACGGGATATCATTTTTACTGGCAGAGGCAAAACGACGGAAAGAGGCAATAGAGCTTTATGAAAAAGGCGGACGCCAGGACATGGCCGATCAAGAAAAGAAGGAATTGGAGATTATTTCTGAATATCTGCCTAAACCTCTTGACGAAAAAGAGTTGTTAGCGATTGTTGAAGCGACTATTAAAGATTTCGGAGCGCAAACCGCAAAGGATATGGGCAAAGTGATGTCGGCGGTAATGCAGAAAGTGAAAGGTCAGGCAGACGGTAAGAAAATTCAGGATATGGTCAAGACGAAGTTAGGCTAACCATTTTTTAAAAGCTAGCGTCCAGATAATGGCGTAAAATCACTACGGCAGCTAATTCATCAATTTTTTCTTTGGTGCGACGTTTTTTTTTAGATTCAGCCTCGACCAGCATTTTCAGAGCAGTTACCGATGACATTCGTTCATCCCAGAAAACAATATCTAATGGAATTTGTTGCCGTAGTTTTTCGGCGAATATTCTAACTTTCTGAGCTTTGGTACCTTCGCTGCCATTTTTGTCGAGCGGGTTGCCCATAACGATTTGAATCACCTCATGTTCGTTCACGAGTTTTTTTATTTTCTGAATTGCCGCGTTTTCGTTTTGGACCTGAATCGTGGTCAGCCCTGATGCAATGATTCGCATGGGATCTGACAAAGCAAGTCCAATCCTGCGTTCACCATAATCAATTGCCAAAATTCTACCTGGGTTCATACAAAAAAAC from bacterium harbors:
- the ruvX gene encoding Holliday junction resolvase RuvX, with the translated sequence MNPGRILAIDYGERRIGLALSDPMRIIASGLTTIQVQNENAAIQKIKKLVNEHEVIQIVMGNPLDKNGSEGTKAQKVRIFAEKLRQQIPLDIVFWDERMSSVTALKMLVEAESKKKRRTKEKIDELAAVVILRHYLDASF
- a CDS encoding GatB/YqeY domain-containing protein encodes the protein MVQNDMIDKLNTDLKNAMKSGDKMRLDTIRMMKASLQKVVIEKGNNFTPDDGISFLLAEAKRRKEAIELYEKGGRQDMADQEKKELEIISEYLPKPLDEKELLAIVEATIKDFGAQTAKDMGKVMSAVMQKVKGQADGKKIQDMVKTKLG